The Candidatus Angelobacter sp. genome includes a region encoding these proteins:
- a CDS encoding prepilin-type N-terminal cleavage/methylation domain-containing protein — protein sequence MKRSIVTRERFHARAFTLIELLVVIAIIAILAALLLPALAKAKTKAQGILCMSNSKQLMLAWNLYAGDFNDSLVRSAGLDSLVATVSPTKNYPLNQWCMGTMDAAPSWTNYILIQDSLLFPYVKSLGVYKCPADRKTTKDPYGAKGGGVPTVRSMSMNAWMNPINAWAADHVIGSLPYYRSFRKYSHILKPSETWVTLDENPASINDGWFVCHPASASWVDIPATYHNGANGMAYSDGHSEIKKWRDPAITAHNAAIGASPKDKKVDLQWLEDRTTY from the coding sequence ATGAAAAGATCTATTGTTACTCGAGAGAGGTTTCACGCGAGAGCGTTCACTCTTATCGAACTGCTGGTGGTCATCGCGATCATTGCCATTCTCGCTGCCTTGCTCTTGCCGGCCTTGGCGAAGGCCAAAACCAAGGCGCAGGGTATTTTGTGCATGAGCAACAGTAAACAGCTGATGCTTGCGTGGAATTTGTACGCGGGAGATTTTAATGATTCACTTGTGCGATCGGCCGGACTGGACTCGCTTGTGGCCACGGTGAGCCCGACCAAGAATTATCCTCTTAATCAGTGGTGCATGGGCACGATGGACGCAGCCCCCAGTTGGACCAATTATATTTTGATACAGGACTCACTGCTGTTTCCTTACGTCAAGAGTCTGGGGGTATATAAATGTCCTGCTGATCGCAAGACAACCAAGGATCCTTACGGGGCCAAGGGTGGCGGAGTACCCACCGTCCGCAGTATGTCAATGAATGCGTGGATGAATCCTATCAACGCGTGGGCCGCAGATCACGTCATAGGCTCCCTCCCTTACTACCGGAGTTTCCGCAAATACTCGCACATCCTCAAGCCAAGTGAAACCTGGGTGACGTTGGACGAGAATCCCGCCAGTATCAATGACGGCTGGTTTGTCTGCCATCCCGCCAGCGCAAGTTGGGTGGATATTCCGGCGACCTACCATAACGGAGCCAATGGTATGGCCTATTCCGACGGGCATTCGGAGATCAAGAAATGGAGAGATCCGGCAATCACTGCTCACAATGCGGCAATCGGCGCATCGCCAAAGGACAAAAAAGTCGATTTGCAGTGGCTGGAGGATCGGACCACCTATTAA